DNA from Roseomonas gilardii subsp. gilardii:
ATGGCCTCGGCCCGGGCGATGGCCCCGGACATGCCGCGCCGGGCGGGCGTCAGCTCCACATGCCCGCCCATCAGGCGGATCATCTTCTGCCGCTCCACCGAGGCGCCGTCGGGCATCACCACGGTCAGCGCATAGCCCTTGGCGGCGGCCACGAAGGCCAGGGCGATGCCGGTGTTGCCGGAGGTGGGCTCGATCAGCGTGGAGTGGCCGGGCCGGATCAGCCCCTGGCGCTCGGCGGCCTCCACCATGGCCAGGCCGATCCGGTCCTTCACCGAGCCGAGCGGATTGAAGAATTCCAGCTTCAGCGCCAGGCGCGCCGGCAGGGCTTCGGCGGCCTCCAGCCTCGGCAGGCGGACCAGCGGTGTGGCGCCCACGAGGTCGAGCACGCTGTCGTACAGGCGGCCCCTGTGCTGGCTCGGCGGGAGGCGGGACCGTTCCTCCGGCATGGCGGGGGAGGGGGACGTCGTGTCTTCTTTCATCGCACCGGCTGGATTACCACGGTGCGGCGGCGTATTTTAGGGGGCATCCGGGAAAGGAACGGCCCAAACCCCATGTTGTTGCGCCCATGCTGCTGAAACAGGATCGAGCCCTCACCGCCATTTCCGTGATGCTGGATGTCGCCTTCCATATCGGGCGCGGCGCGGAGGTGGCGAGCGGCGGGGACATCGCGGACCGCCTCGGCGCGGCCAAGCGGGGGATCGAGCCGGTCTTCCAGGCCCTGTCCCGCGCCGGGCTGCTGGACAGCACGCGCGGCCCGCGCGGCGGCTACCGCCTTGCCCGCCGGCCGCGCGACATCCGCCTCTGGGACGTGGTGTCCGCCCTGGCCGAGGAGGAGGAGAGCCCGGACATGACCGGCCAGCTCCAGGCCGCCGTGGTGGCGCCGCTCTGGGGGGAGATGGAGGGCTTGCTGCGGGAGCGGCTGGAGGGGATGACCCTGGACGACCTGCTGCGCCGTGCCCAGGCGCGCGGCCTCAAGCGCCCTTCCACGGAGCCGCTGAACTTCGCCATCTGAATCCCGGCTGCGAATCGCGGCGGGGCGGATCAGAGCAGCGGCGAGATCCAGGTCATCAGCGCCAGGATGGTCGCGGCAATGGCCAGGGACAACGGGGCCTGATCGGCCTCCTGCAACAGCAGGGCCTCGATCTCGGCTTCCATGGCTTCCTCCTCCGGTTTCCGCCCCTTTGGGTCGCGCATGAGGCTCAGGCCCGCTTTCCCGCCGGCAGCGCCGTTTCGGCCCGGGACACTTCCGCCTCCAGGCCGGGCAGCAGCATGGCGGCGAGGCCGGCGACCTCGCCCACCACCACCAGCGCCGGCGTCGGCAGGCCGGCGGCCCGGGCGGCGAGGCTGCAACGGCCCAGCGTGGTGCGCAGCGTGCACTGCCCCGGCAGGCTGGCCTGGGCGACGATGGCCACCGGCGTGTCCGGCCCGCGGCCGCAGGCCAGCAGGCGCAGGGCGATTTCGTCCAGCCGGCTCAGCGCCATGAAGGCCACCACCGTGCCGCCGCCGCGGCCGAGCGCGGCCCAGTCCACGCTGTCGGGCAGGTTGCCCGCCTCGTCATGGCCTGTGATGAAGGTGACGGCGCTGGCGATGCCGCGCTGGGTGAGGGGAATGCCCGCCGCCGCCGGGGCGGCGAGGCCGGCGCTGACCCCTGGCACCACGCGCCAGGGGATGCCGGCGGCGGTCAGCGCGGCGGCTTCCTCGCCGCCCCGGGCGAAGAGGAAGGGATCGCCGCCCTTCAGCCGCACCACGCGCTGTCCGGCCCTGGCCCCCGCGATCAGCCGGGCGTTGATCTTCGCCTGGGACAGCGCT
Protein-coding regions in this window:
- a CDS encoding RrF2 family transcriptional regulator; its protein translation is MLLKQDRALTAISVMLDVAFHIGRGAEVASGGDIADRLGAAKRGIEPVFQALSRAGLLDSTRGPRGGYRLARRPRDIRLWDVVSALAEEEESPDMTGQLQAAVVAPLWGEMEGLLRERLEGMTLDDLLRRAQARGLKRPSTEPLNFAI
- the cobA gene encoding uroporphyrinogen-III C-methyltransferase is translated as MTGVDHGSALAAGDAPRPGEVWLVGAGPGDPALLTLRAAEALRRADLVLHDALPGRGVLRLANPVATLVPVGKRKGAAALSQAKINARLIAGARAGQRVVRLKGGDPFLFARGGEEAAALTAAGIPWRVVPGVSAGLAAPAAAGIPLTQRGIASAVTFITGHDEAGNLPDSVDWAALGRGGGTVVAFMALSRLDEIALRLLACGRGPDTPVAIVAQASLPGQCTLRTTLGRCSLAARAAGLPTPALVVVGEVAGLAAMLLPGLEAEVSRAETALPAGKRA